One Anguilla rostrata isolate EN2019 chromosome 15, ASM1855537v3, whole genome shotgun sequence genomic window carries:
- the cldn10a gene encoding claudin-10a isoform X1, translating into MSNMATEILAFILSVSGWVLISSTLPTDYWKVSSIDGTVITTATFWSNLWKTCVTDSTGVSNCKDFPSMLALDGYIQVCRGLMISAVCLGFFGSVFALVGMKCTKIGGSDKTKARIVCLAGFNFILSGLCSLTACSLYAHRITSEFFDPMFIAQKFELGAALFIGWAGSVLCILGGVVFCFSMAEGFTESRPQYTYAGAPSFVSSHPKTNAKTKPSAPKGSPDYSDSSRQFGKNAYV; encoded by the exons ATGAGCAACATGGCCACGGAGATCCTGGCCTTCATCTTGAGCGTTTCGGGCTGGGTGCTCATCTCCTCCACCTTGCCCACGGACTACTGGAAGGTGTCCTCCATAGACGGCACGGTAATCACCACCGCCACGTTCTGGTCCAACCTGTGGAAGACCTGCGTCACCGACTCCACCGGGGTCTCCAACTGCAAGGACTTCCCCTCCATGCTGGCGCTGGATG GGTACATCCAGGTGTGCCGAGGCCTCATGATCTCAGCGGTCTGCCTGGGATTCTTCGGCTCCGTCTTCGCCCTGGTCGGCATGAAGTGCACCAAGATCGGCGGCTCCGACAAGACCAAGGCCAGGATCGTCTGCCTGGCGGGATTCAACTTCATCTTGAGCG GTCTCTGCTCTTTGACAGCGTGCTCCCTGTACGCACACCGAATAACCTCCGAGTTTTTCGACCCCATGTTCATCGCTCAGAA GTTTGAGCTGGGAGCGGCGCTGTTCATTGGCTGGGCAGGGTCTGTCCTCTGCATTTTAGGAGGCGTGGTTTTCTGCTTCTCCATGGCGGAGGGCTTCACTGAGAG TCGGCCGCAGTATACGTACGCCGGAGCGCCCTCTTTCGTGTCCTCGCACCCCAAAACCAACGCCAAGACCAAGCCCAGCGCCCCCAAGGGCTCGCCGGACTACAGCGACTCCTCCCGGCAATTCGGAAAGAACGCCTACGTGTAG